In Edaphobacter aggregans, the sequence GTCACCCGATGATCCCGGGCCACACGGCGACCGACGCTGGGCCACAGCCGGCTATCTCGCGGCAATGCAAATTCCGCTGTTACAGGGACGCTGGTTCAGCGAAGAAGACAGGATTGGAACTCCGCCGGTCGCGGTGATTGATGACGTACTCGCCAAGGCATACTGGCCGGGCAGGAATGCCGTCGGACAGCATGTGCGGTTCGGCAGGGACACACCGTGGGTAGAGATCGTAGGCGTAATCGCACATGTGCGTCGTGATTCGCTGGAGGTCGAAGAGAACAAGGGAGTGCTCTATCGGCCGATGGTGCAGCAACCCGTGAGCGAAGCGGTTTTTGTAGCCCGGACGAAGATAAATCCCGATGCAATGCGTACCCCGCTGGTGGATGCCGTACACGCCGTCGACTCCTCCGAGGCTGTCTACGACGTCGAAGCACTCGATCGATTTGTAAACGATTCGCTCGCTGCAAGACACCTGCTCGTATGGTTGCTGACGCTCTTCGGCGGACTCGCTCTATTGTTGGCCGCAATTGGTATCTACGGCTTATTGAGCTTCACAGCGTCGCAGCGCACAGCCGAAATAGGGATTCGCATGGCACTCGGCGCGCAACGCTGGCAAGTCGTTTCGTTGATGCTCCGAGAATCTGTCATGTTGATCGGAGCTGGCATACTGGCAGGCCTCGTGCTCACCTTCGTTGCACAGCGCGTGCTGATCCATTCGTTCGCAGCAATGAACACAGGCCTGTCACTTTCACTCGTATTCGCCGCGTTCAGCTTGTTGTTAGCAGCAGCGATTGCGTCGATCGTGCCGGCACGGCGCTCGGCGAGCGTCGATCCCGTGATCGCCCTGCGCAATGAGTAATGCAGCCCTTCGCGTGGAGACAGAAAATGGTAATCTTGCCAGCAATCCACACGCTCGTTCTGAGTAACCTTCGCCGCGAAGGAATAGCCACCATTCATCAAGAAGAAACTCATGAAAGCCATCGTTTATCACGACTATGGTTCACCCGACGTTCTTCAACTCGAAGAGATTGAAAAATCAACCCCCGGCGACAAGGAAGTCCTGATAAAAGTCCGCGCGGCCTCCGTGAATCCGCTTGACTGGCACTTCATAAGAGGCACGCCGTACATCGTCCGCATCGTGATGACCGGCCTGCGCAAACCAAAAAACACACGCTTAGGCGTTGACGTAGCCGGCCAGGTCGAAGCGGTCGGCAGCGCCATAACCCAATTCAAACCAGGCGACGAAGTCTTCGGCACATGCCGCGGAGCCTTCGCCGAGTACGTCTGCATCTCCGAATCAAATCTGGTCATTAAGCCAAACAACGTAACGTTCGAGCAAGCAGCCGCAGTACCCATAGCCGCATTCACCGCATTGCAGGGCCTTCGCGACAAAGGAAAAATTCAGCCGGGCCAGAAGATCTTAGTCAACGGAGCATCAGGAGGCATCGGCACCTTCGCCGTGCAGATCGCCAAGTCATACGGAGCAGATGTAACTGGCGTATGCAGCACAAGAAACATCGACATGGTCCGATCCATCGGCGCAGATCAAGTCATCGACTACACCAAAGAGGACTTCACCAAAAGCAGCCAACGTTACGACCTGATCTTCGACGCCATCGGCAACCACTCATTATCAGCCCGCAGACGACTCTTAACCCCCAGCGGAATATGCGTCATGGCCGGAGGCCCAAGCGGCCGCTGGAAGATGGGTCTCGCTAGCGGAATCAAAGCACTAGTCTGGTCCCAGTGCAGCAGCCGAAAACTAACCGGCCTCCTGGCAAAATCAAGCGAAGAAGACCTGACCATCCTGCACGACCTCATGGCGACCGGAAAGGTAACCCCTGTCATCGACAGACAGTACAGCTTGAGCGAACTCCCTGACGCCATCCGCTATCTGGAACAAGGCCACGCCCGCGGAAAAGTAGTCATAACCTTATGACCACGCACCAAACAGCTCGTCTCCCCGGGTCTAAAGCGCACTAGCATCTCAGCATTTAACTTGACCCACCCGTTTTATTTAGATCAATCGGCCGAAATCGGCCTACCAAACTGGTCATACATCGAATGGCGCACCTCCCGAGCAAGATCTACCGGCTTTCCCCATATTGATCGTGTTCCTTGGTCCCCAAGTTTCCAGAAGTTTTCTAGCGTTTGTTCAGTCCGAAAGTAATTCCCAATATCAGGATGGAGAAGAATCTTGGTATAAGCATCACAGGCAAGAAATTGCATCTGTCGCGTTCGCTGCCAACAAACATCATCTCGTTCCGTTTTGGGGTACGACATGACAGCCCTTTCCCAGCTGTGTAGATGCTCCGCATCACTCCGCATGTCGAATGCCTCTCTCAAAATAGCCTCCGTTGCTGCTCCAGGCGATGCAAAGGTCTGACAGCGGTGAATGAATTGCTTTCTCGTTTTTCCCGTGTCGGGCAAAATCAGCGCTTCCAACGATCGGACGAATTGATGAAGTCGATTTTGTCCGGTCGCCTTTAGTCCGTCAAAAAGCACGTCAATCCCGCGGAAAATTCTTTGGAATTCATCCGTCTTCTGCATTGCGTGTAAACCTGATCGCAATTGAAGCGCCTCCTCCAAGCGTTCTTTCGTCACTGGGGCACGACGGTAGCCCTTGCTTTCGTAGAACATTGCCATTTTGGTCATTTGGCGAATCATCGGCTCGCCTTGCAAATGCGATCCGCAAAGAAGATCTGGTTCCTTCGAGCCAGATATTTCGACACCTTGATGGAATCGCAAAAACGAGTAGAGCTGAGCTAGACCATTTCGTAAATGAATGTGCTCTTCATCTAAGACAGCCGGATTATTCGATTCGCGATCCACTAAAGGACCAAATTGGCTCGTTTTAGAGAATCGGCGCGATGAGAGCCTACCCACACTTCCCAACTCCTTAGATCAGTAACCGTGGGTATGCCAGGTATCAACCACGTACCGTCGGAAAGCTGGCTCTCTGTTTCAAGGTCTTCCGAATAGATTCCATCGAAAGCTAATAACGCAAACTTGCTATCAGGTCTAAAGGAAAAAGGCACTTTTGCTCTCCATGACAGGTGAAAAAGGTCGAGAGACTTCTCACTACTGGCGATAAGACAGTAGTGCCCCGCCCAAAATGCTACGCTGAAAGCCTATGAAGGTTTTAGTCATCGGCGGCGGCGGCCGCGAGCACGCACTCGTCTGGTCTCTCCGCAAATCCCCCGCAGTCACTGAAGTCATCGCCGCTCCCGGCAATGGCGGCATCGCCCAGATCGCCCGCTGCATCCCCGTCGACGTCAACAATCTCCACGCCCTCATCGACATCGTCGCCGTCGAAAACCCTGCCCTCACCGTCATCGGCCCCGAAGTCCCCCTCGCCCTCGGCATCGTCGACGAGCTTCAGTCCCGCGGCCACCGAGTCTTCGGCCCCGCCCGGGCCGCCGCCCGCCTCGAGTCCAGCAAAGCCTTCGCCAAGGACTTCATGCGCCGCCACGACATCCCCACCGCCGCCTACGCCCTCTGCACCTCCCTCGACGAAGTCCGCGAGCAGCTCCCCCGCTTTGCCACACCCGTAGTCGTAAAAGCCTCCGGCCTCGCCGCCGGCAAAGGCGTCGTCATCTGCGACACCCACGCCGAAGCCCTCTCCACCGCCGCCGAAATCTTCTCCGGCACCCTCCTCGGCACCGCCGACACCGAAATCGTCCTCGAAGAGTTCCTCACCGGCGAAGAGCTCTCCTTCTTCGCCCTCTGCGACGGCACCCACGCCATCCCCATCGCAGCCGCCCAGGACCACAAGCGCGTCGGCGAAGGCGACACCGGCCCCAACACCGGCGGCATGGGCGCCTACTCCACCGACTCTCTCGCCTCCCCTGAACTCACCCGCTGGATCATCGACAACGTTGCTCAGAAGGTCGTCGACGGCATGGCACAGGAAGGCAACCCCTTCCGCGGAATCCTCTTCATCGGCCTCATGATGACCCCCCGCGGCCCCATGGTCCTCGAGTTCAACACCCGCTTCGGCGACCCCGAGACCCAGGCCATCCTCCTCCGCCTCGAAACCGACATCCTCGACCTCTTCAACGCCTCCATCGACGGCACCGCCGACCGCCTCCAAATCAAAATGCTCCCCGGAGCCAGCGCCTGCGTCATCGCCGCCAGCGGAGGCTACCCCGGCAAATACCAATCCGGCCTCCCCATTGAAGGCCTCACCGCCCCCACCGACCCCTCGGTCGTCGTCTTCCACTCCGGCACAGCCCTCAAAGATGGCCACTTGCTAACCGCAGGAGGCCGCGTTCTAACCATCACCGCCCACGCAGATAACCTGCGAAATTCACTGGAAAAGGCCTACAACCAGCTCCAAAAAATCTCTTTTGAAAACATGCAATACCGCCGCGACATAGGCCACCGAGCTCTCCGCAACTAACTGAAAAGGAGCCACATGAGCGAACCCGTCCTCACTGCCCTGGAAGCCCTGAAATGGTTTGAAAACGCCTCCGACAACTGGCGCAAATTCCTAACCACCAACCCCGAAATCCTCTCTATTTCCTGTGACATAGCCGGCGCCGTCACCGTAGCCCAGCTTCTTCAGCACATCGTCGCCGTCGAACTTCGCTGGTCTGAGCGCATAGCCCGCCTCCCCGAAACCAACTACGAACAAATCCCCTTCGGCTCTGTAGACGCCATTTACGCCACCCACGATCGCGCCGTAGACATCTTCCATAAGTCCCTCGCCGCCGACCTCGACTGGGACCAGACCATCGACTTCGTCACCCGTACCTACGGCCCCGCCAGCGCCTCCCGCAAAACAATCTTCTTCCACGCCATGTTTCACAGCACGCGACACTATGCCCAGTTAGGCACTCTCATCCGTCAGCACGGTTACAAAGCAGACTGGGTCGCCGACTACCTCTTCATGGGCATCACGCTCCCTTGAGGTTTTTTCGGTAGACGTCTTGATTATTTCGCGCCATCAATGGATGGATGCAGTCGACTACCGAGAAGCCACGGCAGGCAGAATCTCCGCCACGTCAACCCACTGCGTCGGATACTCGCCCGTGTAACACGCCGTGCAGAAGCTACCAGGCGAAAGCCCGTCGGCAGACTCTCCCGTCGTGCAGGCATGCGTCAGTCCCACCAGCGACAGGTACGCCAGCGAGTCCGCCTCAATATACTGGCGAATCTCTTCAACCGAATGGTTCGCAGCAATCAGGTCCTTCTTGCTCGGAGTATCTACGCCATAAAAACAAGGCGAGATCGTCGGAGGACAGGAGATGCGCATATGCACCTCCTTCGCCCCGGCAGCCCGTACCATCCGCACAATCTTCCGCGAAGTCGTCCCGCGAATGATCGAGTCGTCGATGAGAACCACCCGCTTGCCCTCAAGCAAACTGCGAACCGGATTCAGCTTCATCCTTACGCCAAAGTCGCGAACCCGCTGCTCCGGCTGGATAAACGTCCGGCCCACGTAGTGGTTTCTGATCAGCCCAAAATTAAACGGAATCCCCGACTCCGCCGCATAACCCAGCGCCGCCGTCACACCCGAATCCGGCACCGGCACAATCAAATCCGCCGGCACTCCCGACTCACGCGCCAGCTGTCGTCCCATCTGCTCGCGGCTCTGCTGCACCCATCGGCCATAGATCTTCGAATCAGGCCGCGCAAAATAAACATGCTCGAAGATGCAGCTGGCCTGCTGCGTCGTTGTATTAAAGTACCGCGAAGTAACGCCATCTTCGGAGACCATCACCAACTCGCCCGGCTTCACATCGCGCTCATACTTCGCATGCAGCAGGTCAAACGCGCACGTCTCGCTGGCAAACACAAAAGTATCCGGAGCACCATCAACACCCGGAATTCTTCCCATCGACAACGGCCGAAATCCATGCGGATCGCGAGCCGCAAAGATGCGGTTCCGCGTCATCATCACAATCGAAAACGCACCCTCTACCTGAGACAGCGATTCGGCAATGCAATCTACCAGCGTCGTCTTCTTCGAGTGAGCAATCAACTGAATGATGATCTCCGAGTCACTCGTCGTCTGAAACAGCGCACCATCGCGCTCCAGCCGCTCTCGCGCCGTTCCCAGATTCACCAGGTTGCCGTTATGCGCAATCGCAATCAAACCCTTCGTGCTATCAACCGAGATCGGCTGCGCATTCAGCAACGCCGAATCACCGGTAGTCGAGTAGCGCGTATGACCAATCGCCATATAGCCCGGAAGCTTCGCCAGCACATCATCGGTAAAGATCTCCGACACCAGACCCATTCCCTTGATGTCGTTCACCTCCGTGCCGTCCGCCGAAGCAATGCCAGCAGACTCCTGCCCGCGATGCTGCAGCGAATACAAACCCCAATACGTCAACCGCGCAGCATCCGAGTGGTTATAGACAGCCATCACACCGCACTCTTCGCGCAGCTTGTCGAACGGAGTCGCGTCGTCCTCGTCCATCTCGTCCACCGGATTGTTCTGGAGAGCCAGCAGCTTATCCATTACGCCGTCACCACCTCATCCGCGAGTTGCGCTTCCATCGCCTCCGCCCACACCGACTTCAACGCCTTCACTGGCTCGTCGATCACAGCTTTATCGTTGATCAAAATCTCGAAGTTCCCATTCGTCACATCGCCCAAACGGAACGACCAAACTGCAGGATGCGCCTTCAACACCGCCTGAATCTCCTCAATCTTCGCCGGATCAGCAGAAGCGATCACCGAAGACCCGATCTCGCTAAACAATCGTTCCGTCACCGCGAACGAATCATCTGAACCAAGCTGCATCGAGATGCGCACACCCAGCTCACGCGGGAAGCAAGCCTTCGCAAACGCAACCGCACAACCACCATCTGACAAATCGCCAGCAGAAGCCAGCAGCCCCTTCTCCGCCAGCGCAACCAAAGCCTTATGCAGCGCCGCCTCTTCCTGCAAATCCAGCACCGGAGGCGCGCCCCACAACTCGCCCAGAACGCTCTTCGCAAAATCCGTCGAACCCATATCCTGCTCCGCCTTCCGCCCAACTCCACGGAAAGCAGAAAGGAACAGAACAGCATCCCCAGCCTTGCGGAAGCTCGCCGGAACGCTCTTCGTTACATCGTCGATAATGCCAACGATCCCCAGCACTGGAGTCGGATAAATCCCAACACCCTTCGTCTCGTTGTACAGCGAGACATTCCCACCCGTAACTGGAGTCCCCAGCGCCACACAAGCCTCAGCGATCCCATCAATCGCGTTCGACAGCTGAGCCATAATCTCCGGCTTCTCTGGATTCCCGAAGTTCAAACAGTTCGTCGCCGCCACCGGAGTCGCACCCGTACAAGCCACCTTACGCGCAGCCTCTGCAACAGCATGCATCGCCCCTAGCTTCGGATCGAGATACGTCCACCGCCCATTGCCTGCCAAGGCCATCGCAATCCCACGATCTCCCTTTGCGGGCCGTTCCGCGTGAAGCGCAGCTACTCCCTCCGGAGTCGACGCCGCAACAAGCTCCGCGACGCCTTGCTTCGTCGCAACAACAGGAGCTCCACCCGTACCCTTGATCCGCATCACGCCAGCCTCACCGCCAGGCCCTTGAACCGTATTCGTCTGCACCATCGAGTCATACTGCTCATACACCCAGTGCTTCGACGAGATGTTCGCACTAGCCAACAGCGTCTTCAAATCGCCCGCATAATCTCGCGGCTGCTTCAGCAACTCAACCACATGCGCAGGCGGATCGACCGGCACCGGAGCCTTCCAATCGCCAACAGGCCGGTGATACACCGGAGCATCATCAGTCAGACTCTGATTCGGAATATCCGCAACGAGCACACCGCGCTGCGTGATCCTCATCCTCGGCTCGGCAGTCACCTCACCCACAATCGAAGCATCCAGCCCCCACTTCGAGAAGACATCCAACACCTCGACAGCGCGGTCCTTGTCAGCCACCAGAAGCATCCGCTCCTGCGACTCCGACAGCATAATCTCGTAGCTCGTCATGCCCGTCTCGCGCTGCGGCACGCGATCCAACTCCACCGTCAACCCAAGGCCGCCACGAGCGCCCATCTCACACGTCGAGCACGTCAGCCCAGCTGCGCCCATATCCTGAATCCCCAGCACAGCCCCAGTCGCCATCGCCTCAAGGCAAGCCTCAAGCAGCAGCTTCTCCATAAACGGATCGCCCATCTGCACATTCGGCCGCTTCTGCTCTGAACCTTCGGTGAACTCCTCCGACGCCATCGTAGCGCCGTGAATTCCATCACGCCCAGTCTTCGCGCCAACGTAGATCACCGGATTCCCAACCCCAACAGCCTTGGCATAGAAGATCTCATCGATCTTCACCAAACCCAGCGCAAACGCATTCAGCAGCGGATTCCCCGAGTAGCAGGTCTCGAACCGCGTCTCGCCACCGAGATTCGGTACGCCGAAGCAGTTGCCATACCCAGCGACTCCATGCACCACGCCAGTCGCAATCTGGTGATTCTTGCGCCGAAGCGCTTCATCCGGTTCGGCTTCATCCAGCGGGCCAAAGCGCAGCGAATCCATGACAGCAAACGGACGAGCATTCATCGTAAAAATGTCGCGCAGAATCCCGCCTACGCCCGTCGCCGCGCCTTGATACGGCTCAATGTAACTCGGATGGTTGTGCGACTCGATCTTGAACGCGCACGCCCAGCCATCGCCCACGTCGATAATGCCCGCGTTCTCGCCCGGTCCCTGCACCACACGGTCGGACTTGGTCGGCAGACGCTTCAGATGCACACGCGACGACTTGTAAGAGCAATGCTCCGACCACATGACAGAGAAGATGCCCAGCTCCGTCAGCGATGGCACGCGTCCTAACGCTGCTTCAATGCGCGCATACTCGTCGGTGGTGATGCTGTGCTGCTTGAGCAGCTCCGGTGTGATGGTGGCTGGAGAGGGGGTTGCGGTGGGTTGCTGGGCTTGCTGATTTGGCATGGCTCGCTACTATGATTGTCGCACGCATCGACCCGTCGGCGCTTGCCGCTGCTTTTCTCGTTTGTCATCCCGGAGCGATCTGCTTTTGCCACCGCAACCACAGTCTGACCATTCACAAAAAATCGGTCATCCTGAGCGAAGGCGGCGCTTTTGCCGCCGCAGTCGAAGGACCCCGAAGCCCTATCCCCACCCATACCGCCAGACCCTTTCCCCCACTGCACCCCATCGCAGCGAACATCTTAAGCGGAGACGCCTGCCGCAGCCGAAGAACAGTCGTCCTCCAGCAACGAAGAACAGCAAAGAGGAACCCCCATCTAGTTGCCCGTGCTCCCAAAACCGCCAGCCCCCCGCGGAGCTTCCGCTAACTCCGCAACCTCTTCAAACTCAGCCTCAATTCGCTGGACGATCCGAAGCTGAGCCACGCGATCCCCGGCCTTGATCTCTACAGAAACCGGGCTCAGGTTCGTCACAACCACCTTGATCTCGCCGCGATAGCCCGGATCGATCACTCCCGCGAGTGTGGTCAAACCACGGATGGCTAGTCCTGAACGATCTTCGACCAGCGCTCCGTGCGTCGATGGGAACTCCAATGCAATTCCGGTCGAAACACCGATCGTCGCGGCAGGCGCCAGAGTGACGCCCTCGGCGGCGTACAAGTCTGCGGCCAGATCGCCGAACGGGCCGGTGTGAGCGTATCGAGGCAATTGAGCTTCCTCACGCAGTTTCATAGCCTTGATTCGCACTAATCCCAAACTCATCCTTCACCATTCCTTCAGTAATTTTTTCGATCGGTTCTTTCATTGTCGCAAACCATTCTGCTTTCAGGCGAATTGGCATGGCTGCCGCTAGAATGAATCTACGATGTGGTCACGGCTGTGGCGTTGGATGAACGCCGATAATACTCTGAACGACGATGGCGTAAGCGCTCCGTGGCGGCTCTTCTGGGTCGCTTTTCTGATTCGACTTCTCTACATGACCCTCTCGCACGCCTATCGAATCCGGTCCGTCGAGGATCACTTCCAGTTCGCGTGGGAAGCCGGACGCATCGGCAAATCGCTCGCCACCGGCTACGGCTACGGCAGTCCCTTCGCGATCGAGACCTTTGGCCACACCGGACCTACCGCCTGGCTTCCGCCGATGTATCCGTTGCTGATCGCAGCGGTATTCAAGGTCTTTGGCGTTTATACGGCTGCTTCCGCCTGGGTGCTGCTGGCGATCAACTGCGTCTTCTCGGCGGCCACCGCGCTGGCTACGTGGGAGATTGCAGCACGCTGCTTCAACCGGCGCGTTGCCGTCTGGTCCGGCTGGTTGTGGGCGCTGCATCCGGCGGCGATGCAATACTCTGTGCGCTGGCTTTGGGAGATGTCCATCAGCACCGCGCTCTTCGCCTGGGTCATTGTGCTGGCGCTCAGAATGCGAGGCGTTGGTTCGGACGCCAAGGACAACTCCGAAGCTTCATCGCGGCAGACGAGACGCTGGTTGCTCTTCGGATGTTTGTGGGGAGTAATTGCTCTCTCTACATCGACGCTGGCAATGTTTCTCCCGGCCTGCGGATTGTGGGTGCTCATCGGTACCTGGAAGCGGCCTCATGCCTTGCGAGATGCGGCGCTGGCAGGAGTTGTCTTTATCGCTGCTCTTACTCCATGGATGCTGCGAAATTGGGAGGTCTTTCACGCATTCATCCCGATTCGCGGCAATCTTGGCGTCGAAACCTTCCTGGGCAATGGGCCCGGATCGAATGGGTTTGTGATGACCTTCGATCATCCGAACATGGCTCCCGAGCAGCTTCGGCAGTACGCCGAGATGGGCGAGGTGCGATACGTTGCCATGCGCGGCGCGATGGCCAGGGACTACATCCACGCGCATCGACGCCATTTTTTAGCAATCAGCCTGAAGCGCGCCTACTTCTTTTGGGTGGGGACACCCTCGGACGTGGCCTGGGCGCTCGAGATTCCTCGCATGCTTAATTACAGCTTTATCAGTCTCGCCGGGCTGATGGGACTGGCGCTCGCACTCAAGCGCCGTGTCGTCGGCTCGGGACTCTTCTTCTGGGCTTTGCTGCTGGTGCCGATTCCCTACTACATGGTCATGGCTCTCCCTCGATTCCGCCATCCGCTGGAACCGCTCCTGACCGTGCTGGGCGTGTATCTCTTCCAATCAGCCACGCCACGAAGCCATCGAGAAACATCAGCCTGAGCCCGCGAGGGGAAGAAGCCCTGCAATGATGATTAAGTTTGCTCAGGCCCTCTCCCCAAAGCGTCATCCTGAGCGGAGACGCGCGCCTTTGCGCGTCGCAGTCGAAGGACCCCGAGGGATTACACTCACCCCAGCTCTTCAAACCTTTCAACCACAACCGCCCAGGACCTCACCCACTCCACCACGCTCGGTCCAGTCGAAAGATAGGCCTTCGGTCCATTTCCTCTGGCTGCCAAAATTCGAACCGACAACCCACTCTCACTCGAAACACTTTTCCACAGAAATATTTAAAAAAACGTGGCATGTTTTTCGACCTCAGAAAAGTGCCGCCGCTAACCACACTTACCCAGCATTCCACCGCTAAGCCACCACAAATTACCACCACTTACACGCATCCTTCTCTGAAAACCCCTGAAAAACAAGCATTTCGCAAGGCGAAACCCACACAAAAAAACCAGCAAAAAAATCGAAAACAAAAACAGAAAAGCCCTGCCAAGGCAGGGCTCCTACGCGGTACAGAGAACTTTATGCTTCGACGGGGTCGACGTTGACGAAGCGGCCATGCTGGCCACGGTCCTGGAAGCGAACCTTGCCGTCGATCTTCGCGAAGAGGGTGTCGTCCGAGCCACGGCCAACATTGGCGCCGGGCTTGAGCGGTGTACCGCGCTGACGAACGATGATGCCGCCGCCGAGGATCGTCTGGCCACCGAAGACCTTGACGCCGAGCCGCTGTGCGTTTGAGTCGCGGCCGTTTTTAGAAGAACCTAAACCTTTTTTATGTGCCATTCCGTTGCCTCTTTCGCGCCGCCATCAGGCTTTTAGCGCTTTGAAAATAAAGTCTTTATGCCTTGAAGCTCTTACCGTTGACCACGATCTCGTTGATCTTGATCTCAACGAAGTTCTGACGGTGGCCCTGCATTTTCTTGTACTGCTTCTTACGCTTCAGCTTGAAGACGAGGATCTTGTCGCCGCGCCCTTCGCCTACGACGGAACCGGTCACCTTGGCGCCGGTGAGGTCCGACTCGAACTTGCCCTCTTCGCTGCTGACGGCGAGGACGTCGGAGAACTCGACTGCGCCGTCCTGGTGAGCAGTGGTCTCAATCTTCAACTGTTCGCCTGGGGAGACCAGGTACTGTTTGCCGCCGGTGCGGATGACTGCGTACATAACGAAAACCTCAAGCGTGGCGCTGTGGTGCGCTGACCGCTTCCTTCATGAATTGTGCTGCATGGGGCGCATACAGGAGCACTGCGTCAGGTCAACTGGGCTGATCCGAAACCGGCTTGTGCCTGTCAGTCCCTGACGTTGAGACGAACGGGCTGTAGCGCCAAACTTAATGAGTGTACCGTGTTTTGTCCTCGCGGGTCAACGATACCGTCGCGTCTGCCAGGGGTAGATTTACAAGTCTCTTTTTAAGAGCCAGATATAGCGAATAGGGCTCTCCCCACTCACATCGTAATGTGAGCGAGGAGAGCCGAAACGAAACGCTAGGCCTGTGGGGCCTGAGCGGCAGCGGCGATCAGTTCCGAACTGACCGGGGCTCGATCCGCGGCGACCAGTTCAGCAGTTGCTGCAGCCACAGCCGGAGCACGTTTGCTCTGGAAGCACTGGCGGCAGAGGACAGGTCGTCCCTGTGTGGGCTTGAAGGGTACGGTAGTCTCGATTCCGCACTCAGAGCAGTGGGTGCGCGTCTCAGTACGGGAGAGGCCAGCTGCAGCCGGACCCGCACCAGGACGCAGACTTGCACCGGCGCGTTTGGACTTGCACGGTTTGCATCGCTTGGGATCGTTCTTGAATTGTTTATCGAAGAAAAAGAGTTGTTCGCCGGCAGTGAAGATAAACTCTCCACCGCAATCTGCACAGGTTAATAGCCTATCCACAAATTCCATAGCCGCTTCTCCCGTTGTGCGGGGCTGACTATCGGTGAACCTGGATCTGAGCTGGGTTTCGCCGAGAGACAACCTTGCTGGTCGTTACTGCGGAGCTACAGGGGGCCCGGGGTCGCAAATGTTGCGAAAACAAGAACCACAGGTTAGCCGTACAGTCGGGCCGGTCGTCAGGTCTACTGCCG encodes:
- a CDS encoding NAD(P)-dependent alcohol dehydrogenase, which produces MKAIVYHDYGSPDVLQLEEIEKSTPGDKEVLIKVRAASVNPLDWHFIRGTPYIVRIVMTGLRKPKNTRLGVDVAGQVEAVGSAITQFKPGDEVFGTCRGAFAEYVCISESNLVIKPNNVTFEQAAAVPIAAFTALQGLRDKGKIQPGQKILVNGASGGIGTFAVQIAKSYGADVTGVCSTRNIDMVRSIGADQVIDYTKEDFTKSSQRYDLIFDAIGNHSLSARRRLLTPSGICVMAGGPSGRWKMGLASGIKALVWSQCSSRKLTGLLAKSSEEDLTILHDLMATGKVTPVIDRQYSLSELPDAIRYLEQGHARGKVVITL
- the purD gene encoding phosphoribosylamine--glycine ligase yields the protein MKVLVIGGGGREHALVWSLRKSPAVTEVIAAPGNGGIAQIARCIPVDVNNLHALIDIVAVENPALTVIGPEVPLALGIVDELQSRGHRVFGPARAAARLESSKAFAKDFMRRHDIPTAAYALCTSLDEVREQLPRFATPVVVKASGLAAGKGVVICDTHAEALSTAAEIFSGTLLGTADTEIVLEEFLTGEELSFFALCDGTHAIPIAAAQDHKRVGEGDTGPNTGGMGAYSTDSLASPELTRWIIDNVAQKVVDGMAQEGNPFRGILFIGLMMTPRGPMVLEFNTRFGDPETQAILLRLETDILDLFNASIDGTADRLQIKMLPGASACVIAASGGYPGKYQSGLPIEGLTAPTDPSVVVFHSGTALKDGHLLTAGGRVLTITAHADNLRNSLEKAYNQLQKISFENMQYRRDIGHRALRN
- a CDS encoding DinB family protein, translated to MSEPVLTALEALKWFENASDNWRKFLTTNPEILSISCDIAGAVTVAQLLQHIVAVELRWSERIARLPETNYEQIPFGSVDAIYATHDRAVDIFHKSLAADLDWDQTIDFVTRTYGPASASRKTIFFHAMFHSTRHYAQLGTLIRQHGYKADWVADYLFMGITLP
- the purF gene encoding amidophosphoribosyltransferase, with translation MDEDDATPFDKLREECGVMAVYNHSDAARLTYWGLYSLQHRGQESAGIASADGTEVNDIKGMGLVSEIFTDDVLAKLPGYMAIGHTRYSTTGDSALLNAQPISVDSTKGLIAIAHNGNLVNLGTARERLERDGALFQTTSDSEIIIQLIAHSKKTTLVDCIAESLSQVEGAFSIVMMTRNRIFAARDPHGFRPLSMGRIPGVDGAPDTFVFASETCAFDLLHAKYERDVKPGELVMVSEDGVTSRYFNTTTQQASCIFEHVYFARPDSKIYGRWVQQSREQMGRQLARESGVPADLIVPVPDSGVTAALGYAAESGIPFNFGLIRNHYVGRTFIQPEQRVRDFGVRMKLNPVRSLLEGKRVVLIDDSIIRGTTSRKIVRMVRAAGAKEVHMRISCPPTISPCFYGVDTPSKKDLIAANHSVEEIRQYIEADSLAYLSLVGLTHACTTGESADGLSPGSFCTACYTGEYPTQWVDVAEILPAVASR
- the purL gene encoding phosphoribosylformylglycinamidine synthase subunit PurL encodes the protein MPNQQAQQPTATPSPATITPELLKQHSITTDEYARIEAALGRVPSLTELGIFSVMWSEHCSYKSSRVHLKRLPTKSDRVVQGPGENAGIIDVGDGWACAFKIESHNHPSYIEPYQGAATGVGGILRDIFTMNARPFAVMDSLRFGPLDEAEPDEALRRKNHQIATGVVHGVAGYGNCFGVPNLGGETRFETCYSGNPLLNAFALGLVKIDEIFYAKAVGVGNPVIYVGAKTGRDGIHGATMASEEFTEGSEQKRPNVQMGDPFMEKLLLEACLEAMATGAVLGIQDMGAAGLTCSTCEMGARGGLGLTVELDRVPQRETGMTSYEIMLSESQERMLLVADKDRAVEVLDVFSKWGLDASIVGEVTAEPRMRITQRGVLVADIPNQSLTDDAPVYHRPVGDWKAPVPVDPPAHVVELLKQPRDYAGDLKTLLASANISSKHWVYEQYDSMVQTNTVQGPGGEAGVMRIKGTGGAPVVATKQGVAELVAASTPEGVAALHAERPAKGDRGIAMALAGNGRWTYLDPKLGAMHAVAEAARKVACTGATPVAATNCLNFGNPEKPEIMAQLSNAIDGIAEACVALGTPVTGGNVSLYNETKGVGIYPTPVLGIVGIIDDVTKSVPASFRKAGDAVLFLSAFRGVGRKAEQDMGSTDFAKSVLGELWGAPPVLDLQEEAALHKALVALAEKGLLASAGDLSDGGCAVAFAKACFPRELGVRISMQLGSDDSFAVTERLFSEIGSSVIASADPAKIEEIQAVLKAHPAVWSFRLGDVTNGNFEILINDKAVIDEPVKALKSVWAEAMEAQLADEVVTA
- the dut gene encoding dUTP diphosphatase; this encodes MPRYAHTGPFGDLAADLYAAEGVTLAPAATIGVSTGIALEFPSTHGALVEDRSGLAIRGLTTLAGVIDPGYRGEIKVVVTNLSPVSVEIKAGDRVAQLRIVQRIEAEFEEVAELAEAPRGAGGFGSTGN